In Pseudoclavibacter sp. Marseille-Q3772, the sequence CTCGACGGCCTCTTCTTCGCTCGAGAAGGTAACGATCGGCAGTACCGGGCCGAAGATCTCTTCACGGAAGATATCTGCTTCCGGGGAGATATCGGTGAGCACTGTGGCGTCGTAGAAGTAGCCTTCGCCCTCGCCCTTCTTACCACCAACAACAACCTTGGCGCCGCGCTCTACGGCGTCATCTACGAGCGAGGCAACCTTGTCGACTGCCTTTGCTTCAGCCAACGGGCCGATGACGACGCCCTCTTCGGTACCGCGACCCATCTTGAATGCGCGAACGCGGTCAGCAACACGCTTGGTGAACTCTTCGGCGATGGTGTCCTGTACAAGGATGCGGTTCGCCGCGGTGCATGCCTGACCGATGTTGCGGAACTTCGCGTCGATAACACCCTGCACGGCCTTGTCGAGGTCGGCGTCCTCGAACACGAGGAATGGTGCGTTACCGCCGAGCTCCATCGAGGTGCGCAGCACGTTCTCGGCAGCTTTCTTCATGAGGTTGACGCCCACGCCGGTCGAACCGGTGAAGGAGATCTTGCGCAGTCGGGGGTCTTCCATCACGGCGTCGGATACACCACCGGTGTCACGGGTGGTGATCACGTTCACGACGCCCTTGGGGAGACCAAGCTCTTCGAGGATCTTGACGAAGTACAGCGTGGTCAGCGGGGTGAGGGATGCGGGCTTGACGACCACGGTGTTACCGGCCGCCAGGGCCGGCGCGATCTTGCGGGTGGCCATCGCCAGCGGGAAGTTCCAGGGGGTGATCAGGAAGCAAGGGCCGACCGGGTGCTGCGAAACCAGCATGCGCTGGGTGCCTTCGGGATTAATACCGTAACGGCCGGTGATGCGCGCAGCTTCTTCCGAGAACCAGCGCAGGTATTCGGCACCGTAGTTAACTTCGCCCTGGGCTTCGTTGAGCGGCTTACCCATTTCGAGGGTCATCAGCAACGCAAACTCGTCGCGTCGGGCGATGACCTCTTCGTATGCCTTGCGTAGCAGCTCACCACGGTAACGCGGAGTTGTGCGTGCCCATTCATCCTTCACGGCAACGGCGGCGTCCAGCGCGGCAACGGCCTGCGCCGGCGTTGCATTAGCGATGCGCACAAGTTCCTGTGCGGTCGAGGGGTCCTGAACAGCGAACGGCTCGTTCTCACCGTCAACCCATTCGCCGTTAATGAACAGCTGCGTGGGGATCTTGGCGAGGAGGTCTGCCTCACTTGGGTAGGTCATCGATGACTCCTTCGTATTCCACTAGTCGGTGGTACTCAAACGCCGCGACTTCCTGCACGGCGATGCTTCCGACGCTACACCCCGGAAACACTGTCAATCCTAGTGAGTCCGCACTGAACACTGCCTTCACATTGTGCACGAGGACAACCTGTTCTCGGCTTACGGAATGACTCGATGCCCACACGGTTCAATATGGAGGATGACGCAACTACGCGCGCACACACCTACGATAGTGAAGCAATTGGAAGTGCGCGACGCGGCGTCGCGCTTGATCCGCCGGTAAGCTCCCGGCCAAGCGAACCACATTGGAGGAGCACTTATGGAATCCGCACGTATCAAACGAAGCACCGCGGTACTGGCTGCGCTCGCAGCCGCTGGACTGCTGTTGTCGGGTTGCGCCGGTGACAACTCACGCACCGAGGACGACAAGCAGGATCGCCGGCAGAGCGAGCCGAAGGCGCCGACTGAGGAGACTCCAGACACCCCTGACAACCCTGGGCTGACCGGAGATCCCGGAATGACCGAAGACCCGTTCCAGGAGCCCGAAGACCAGGACGTCTTCGACATCAAGCTCGGTGATTGCATTACCGACACCCAGGATGAGGGTGAGGTCCAGAGCCTGCCGACAGTTGCCTGCTCGCAGCCGCACACGTACGAGGTCTTTAACGAGTTCGATCTCGAGGGTAGCGGCTCGTTCCCCGGCGAAAAGGGCATGGAGAAGGACATCGTAGACCAGTGCTACGGCAAGCCGTTCGAAGAGTTCGTTGGCCGCCCGTATGACAGCAGCGCGCTCGATGTGCTCTACCTCCACCCCACCGAGCTCTCCTGGAAGCAGGGCGACCGTACCGTCAGCTGCCTGGTCTTTGAGGGCGACGGCACCGGCAACAAGACCACCGGTTCGCTGAAAGGCTCGAACCTCTAACCGCATCCGCTGTAATCAACCGCTGCCGGCAG encodes:
- a CDS encoding septum formation family protein; translation: MESARIKRSTAVLAALAAAGLLLSGCAGDNSRTEDDKQDRRQSEPKAPTEETPDTPDNPGLTGDPGMTEDPFQEPEDQDVFDIKLGDCITDTQDEGEVQSLPTVACSQPHTYEVFNEFDLEGSGSFPGEKGMEKDIVDQCYGKPFEEFVGRPYDSSALDVLYLHPTELSWKQGDRTVSCLVFEGDGTGNKTTGSLKGSNL
- a CDS encoding NAD-dependent succinate-semialdehyde dehydrogenase, producing MTYPSEADLLAKIPTQLFINGEWVDGENEPFAVQDPSTAQELVRIANATPAQAVAALDAAVAVKDEWARTTPRYRGELLRKAYEEVIARRDEFALLMTLEMGKPLNEAQGEVNYGAEYLRWFSEEAARITGRYGINPEGTQRMLVSQHPVGPCFLITPWNFPLAMATRKIAPALAAGNTVVVKPASLTPLTTLYFVKILEELGLPKGVVNVITTRDTGGVSDAVMEDPRLRKISFTGSTGVGVNLMKKAAENVLRTSMELGGNAPFLVFEDADLDKAVQGVIDAKFRNIGQACTAANRILVQDTIAEEFTKRVADRVRAFKMGRGTEEGVVIGPLAEAKAVDKVASLVDDAVERGAKVVVGGKKGEGEGYFYDATVLTDISPEADIFREEIFGPVLPIVTFSSEEEAVELANGTEFGLMSYVYTKDFDRSQRMIDQIECGMVSINTGLPSNAAAPFGGIKQSGVGKEGSFEGIHEYLTMKYSAMSNPYDN